A single region of the Candidatus Manganitrophaceae bacterium genome encodes:
- the prsK gene encoding PEP-CTERM system histidine kinase PrsK: protein MEELFNGMVMKSGLPTEVLYWRRWELTAVAPLSAVWLLFSVSFGRSNYKELIAKWKWVAIAFLLFPLSMVTIFIDAFFILPDPLEESAILVMPLGWSGYAFYLFDLVSSVVILMNLEETLRATAGNKRWQIKFMILGVGGLFALEVYTASQTLLFSSIRWGMGPINSFAVLVANVFIIFSLMRNRFLDVDLYFSRTFLSNSITVAVVGVYLLAVGILAKAIGFFGENGAVPVGMFFVFLSLLALSALLLSDHLRQEFKRFISRNFYRSRYDYRKEWMAFTRQTTSLVEVRDLCSVVTKKVAETLGTPSVTIWLIDEGTDLVSLGGSTLFSDSNILGLSNAGKVWGALLAMARENPVPFDFASPTLAAAKQLKESYSDYFDEARIDHCVPLIAGKQLLGVMTLGPRVMKEAFLVEDYDLLKTIADQTAGSLLNLKLAQHLMKAKEMEAFQTLSAFFIHDLKNVASMLSLTMRNLPAHFDNPEFRSDTLRVISQSVGKMNDMCSRLSLLTRKLELQPAEVDLNELTTAILSEMNGSIRSMLIRNFRTVPKCSVDSDQIRKVIVNLVLNANDAVSQQGTIRVETDQVDECVVLSVTDNGCGIPKEFIERALFQPFQTTKSEGLGIGLFHSKKIVEAHHGRIQVESEEGVGTTFRVILPIHQSGQVNGRKYEV from the coding sequence ATGGAAGAACTCTTTAACGGGATGGTCATGAAATCCGGCCTCCCGACGGAAGTTCTCTACTGGAGAAGATGGGAGCTCACGGCCGTCGCTCCTCTCTCCGCTGTTTGGCTTTTGTTTAGTGTCAGTTTTGGGAGATCAAACTACAAAGAGCTGATTGCAAAATGGAAATGGGTCGCCATTGCCTTTCTCCTCTTTCCCTTGTCGATGGTTACCATATTTATTGATGCCTTTTTCATATTGCCGGACCCGCTGGAGGAGAGCGCCATCTTGGTCATGCCGCTCGGATGGTCTGGCTATGCGTTTTATCTCTTCGATCTCGTCTCTTCCGTTGTAATCCTAATGAATCTGGAGGAAACCCTTCGCGCCACGGCTGGGAATAAGCGATGGCAGATCAAATTTATGATTTTGGGTGTGGGAGGACTCTTTGCCCTTGAAGTTTATACGGCCAGTCAAACCCTTCTCTTCTCGTCGATTCGATGGGGAATGGGGCCGATCAATTCATTCGCCGTGCTGGTGGCGAATGTGTTTATTATTTTTTCCCTCATGCGCAATCGTTTCTTGGATGTTGATCTCTATTTTTCGCGCACCTTCCTTTCGAATTCGATTACCGTCGCTGTCGTCGGTGTCTACCTGTTGGCGGTCGGCATCCTTGCGAAAGCGATCGGCTTTTTCGGCGAGAACGGGGCCGTTCCAGTCGGAATGTTTTTTGTCTTTCTCTCCTTGCTTGCATTAAGTGCCCTCCTCCTCTCGGACCATCTGCGTCAGGAGTTTAAGCGATTTATCAGTCGAAATTTTTATCGATCAAGGTATGATTATCGGAAGGAGTGGATGGCATTTACGCGACAGACGACCTCCCTCGTAGAAGTTCGGGATCTCTGTTCTGTCGTGACAAAAAAAGTGGCCGAGACGCTCGGAACTCCATCCGTTACAATTTGGTTGATTGACGAGGGAACCGATTTGGTCTCTTTGGGCGGATCGACCCTCTTTTCTGATTCCAATATTCTGGGTTTATCAAATGCAGGCAAGGTCTGGGGAGCGCTTCTTGCGATGGCTCGGGAAAATCCTGTTCCGTTTGATTTCGCTTCTCCGACTTTGGCGGCAGCGAAGCAGCTAAAAGAGTCTTATTCGGATTATTTTGACGAGGCGAGGATTGATCACTGTGTACCGCTGATTGCAGGAAAACAGCTCCTGGGGGTCATGACATTGGGACCCCGGGTGATGAAAGAGGCATTTTTGGTGGAGGATTATGACTTATTGAAAACGATCGCCGACCAGACGGCGGGGAGCCTCCTCAATCTCAAGCTGGCCCAGCATCTGATGAAAGCCAAAGAAATGGAAGCATTTCAGACCCTTTCCGCATTTTTTATTCACGATTTGAAAAATGTGGCGTCGATGCTCTCCCTGACCATGCGAAATCTTCCTGCCCATTTTGATAATCCCGAATTCAGGAGTGATACCCTTCGGGTCATCTCGCAGAGTGTTGGCAAGATGAATGACATGTGCAGCCGGCTCTCTCTCTTAACACGGAAGCTGGAACTGCAGCCGGCCGAAGTCGATCTGAATGAACTCACCACCGCTATATTGAGTGAGATGAACGGCTCGATCAGATCGATGCTCATTCGCAATTTCAGAACGGTTCCGAAATGTAGTGTGGACTCAGACCAAATTCGAAAAGTGATTGTAAACTTAGTCCTGAACGCAAATGACGCCGTGAGCCAACAGGGGACGATCCGTGTTGAGACCGATCAAGTCGATGAGTGCGTTGTCCTCTCCGTCACGGACAACGGCTGTGGTATTCCAAAAGAGTTCATCGAACGGGCCCTTTTTCAGCCGTTCCAGACGACGAAAAGTGAAGGGCTGGGAATCGGACTTTTTCACAGCAAGAAAATAGTCGAGGCCCATCACGGAAGAATTCAGGTCGAGAGCGAAGAGGGGGTCGGAACCACGTTCCGTGTGATCTTGCCGATCCATCAGAGTGGGCAGGTGAATGGGCGTAAATACGAAGTATAA
- the prsR gene encoding PEP-CTERM-box response regulator transcription factor: MGVNTKYKILIVDDDETIRQQMKWALTDEYEVFPAENRRTAIDLFRRELPPVVTLDLGLAPHPREATEGLLALSEMLEIDPRVKIIIVSGNADRANALKAIEQGAFDFFTKPIEIDEIRITLRRAIHVFQLEEENRQLKRRPIQEGRMIGTSRMMEGLFATIRKVSTADIPVLIQGESGTGKELVAQSIHQQSARNTGPFIAINCGAIPENLLESELFGHEKGAFTGAHAQRKGRIEYAAGGTLFLDEIGELGLGLQVKLLRFLQEKTIERVGGRESLSIDARVIAATHRDLKERMAGGTFREDLFYRLSVVSISVPPLRERNGDLMLLVRAFISRFTEEIGKKVKGLTPTAIEAVTAYAWPGNVRELENKIRRGVVMSDGVLLTPEDLELTVPTDVAPLPRLKTAREQLERQLVESAMARFGGNVTQAASALGISRQALHDILSKHQIERPS, from the coding sequence ATGGGCGTAAATACGAAGTATAAAATTTTAATCGTCGACGACGACGAGACGATTCGTCAGCAGATGAAATGGGCGCTGACGGACGAATATGAAGTCTTCCCGGCCGAGAACCGCAGGACGGCGATCGATCTTTTTAGGCGCGAGCTTCCTCCGGTGGTGACCCTCGACCTCGGCCTTGCCCCGCATCCGCGGGAGGCGACGGAAGGATTGCTCGCCCTCTCCGAGATGTTGGAGATCGATCCGCGCGTCAAAATTATTATTGTCAGCGGCAACGCCGACCGAGCAAATGCGTTGAAGGCGATTGAACAAGGTGCGTTTGATTTTTTCACCAAGCCGATTGAAATCGATGAAATACGGATTACCCTTCGACGGGCGATTCATGTCTTTCAATTGGAAGAGGAGAATCGCCAATTAAAACGACGCCCGATCCAGGAAGGAAGGATGATCGGTACGAGCCGAATGATGGAGGGGCTTTTCGCGACGATCCGAAAAGTATCAACCGCCGACATTCCTGTCCTGATTCAGGGGGAGAGCGGGACCGGAAAGGAACTCGTCGCCCAATCGATTCACCAACAGAGCGCGCGGAACACGGGGCCGTTTATTGCGATCAATTGCGGCGCGATCCCGGAGAACCTGTTGGAGAGCGAGCTGTTCGGCCATGAAAAGGGGGCCTTCACCGGCGCCCATGCGCAGCGTAAGGGGAGAATCGAATACGCGGCGGGCGGAACCCTTTTCTTGGATGAAATCGGGGAGCTGGGGTTGGGACTCCAGGTTAAGCTCCTTCGCTTCCTTCAAGAAAAGACCATTGAGCGGGTCGGCGGAAGGGAGAGCCTTTCGATCGATGCGAGGGTCATTGCTGCCACCCATCGTGATCTGAAGGAGCGAATGGCCGGCGGCACCTTCCGAGAGGATCTTTTTTACCGATTGAGCGTGGTCTCCATCTCGGTCCCTCCATTGCGCGAAAGAAATGGAGATCTGATGTTGTTGGTCCGCGCCTTTATTTCCCGGTTTACGGAGGAGATCGGTAAGAAAGTGAAGGGGTTAACCCCGACTGCGATTGAAGCGGTGACCGCTTACGCCTGGCCGGGGAATGTCCGAGAGTTAGAAAATAAGATCCGAAGAGGGGTGGTGATGAGTGATGGCGTGTTGCTGACCCCGGAGGATCTGGAGCTGACGGTGCCGACTGATGTGGCCCCGCTTCCCCGGCTGAAAACAGCCAGGGAGCAGCTGGAGCGGCAGCTGGTGGAGTCGGCCATGGCGCGCTTCGGCGGAAATGTGACTCAAGCGGCCTCTGCGCTCGGAATTTCCCGTCAAGCCCTCCATGATATCCTTTCAAAGCATCAGATCGAACGTCCTTCCTAG
- a CDS encoding PEP-CTERM sorting domain-containing protein, protein MKKLLGILGMFMLVSVVATPAHAISLTLSDGVNTVTCTDGAACDINGSGGAVTFVGSVGNFTFNITTAITYPILGTQDAAELDISSLNVSSSGAGTLTIKAVQGGFTGPVDGGFTSIKTAVGGTTTGSVSFESYLNSTLLASTGDLTGPAFSTTSSATVPFPGPFSITAQADITHLTAGATSFDLHVSPVPEPSVLLLMGSGFIGLSFWGRKRLNGAK, encoded by the coding sequence ATGAAAAAATTATTAGGCATTTTGGGGATGTTCATGCTGGTCTCGGTTGTCGCGACGCCGGCACATGCCATCTCCTTAACCCTCAGTGACGGGGTGAATACGGTTACATGTACCGATGGCGCCGCATGCGATATCAACGGTTCCGGCGGGGCGGTGACCTTTGTGGGAAGTGTTGGGAATTTTACGTTTAACATTACTACGGCGATCACCTATCCGATCCTTGGAACACAAGACGCCGCAGAACTGGATATCTCGTCGCTCAATGTGAGCAGTTCAGGCGCCGGGACATTGACGATTAAAGCGGTTCAGGGTGGCTTTACCGGACCGGTCGACGGCGGATTTACTTCAATCAAAACAGCCGTCGGCGGGACAACCACCGGCTCCGTAAGCTTTGAAAGCTATTTGAATTCGACGCTTCTTGCCTCAACCGGCGACTTGACCGGCCCGGCATTTTCCACCACCTCTTCGGCGACCGTTCCTTTTCCCGGTCCTTTTTCAATCACCGCCCAAGCGGATATCACGCACCTGACCGCGGGAGCGACCAGCTTCGATTTACACGTCTCTCCTGTGCCCGAGCCGTCGGTTCTTCTTCTCATGGGCTCCGGTTTTATCGGACTGAGCTTCTGGGGTAGAAAGAGACTCAACGGAGCGAAATAA
- a CDS encoding class I SAM-dependent rRNA methyltransferase: MQTLSLKKAVVTRVMRGHPWIYRNELPELPPDFPPGALVELVDSRGRFIAIGYCNPKSVITVRILSRERETIDEGFFRKRIGAAHRFRERFYAGEESYRVVYSEADLLPGVILDRYGDHAVVQILTAGMERHTESIVAAIREVLSPQTLIARNDVSSRALEGLKVESSILFGTYAPPVVVKKNGLHFEVDLLAGQKPGFFLDQSDNYLALQGIVEGQEVLDTFCYSGGWSLHAARFDAKSITGVDASESAIALARQNAIRNGSDARCQFYVANVFDFLKECEKERRRYDCIILDPPSFVKRRKEIENAIRGYKEINLRAMKLLRPGGFLVTCSCSYHLSPDQFRDMLVDAAGDVGRTLRQISLRSQGKDHPALLALPETEYLKCAFLQVL, translated from the coding sequence ATGCAGACACTTTCTCTCAAAAAGGCAGTTGTAACCCGCGTCATGCGGGGTCATCCTTGGATCTATCGTAACGAGCTTCCGGAACTCCCGCCCGATTTTCCTCCCGGCGCGTTGGTTGAGTTGGTCGACTCCCGAGGCCGTTTTATCGCCATCGGTTATTGCAATCCAAAATCGGTCATTACGGTGCGGATTTTATCGCGGGAGCGGGAGACGATCGATGAAGGCTTTTTTCGAAAGAGAATCGGGGCGGCCCATCGTTTTCGGGAGCGGTTTTATGCCGGTGAAGAGAGCTATCGGGTCGTTTATAGCGAGGCCGATCTTCTTCCCGGGGTGATCCTCGACCGATATGGAGATCACGCCGTCGTCCAGATTTTGACCGCCGGGATGGAGCGGCATACCGAATCGATTGTCGCCGCCATCCGAGAGGTTCTCTCGCCGCAGACCCTCATCGCCCGAAATGATGTCTCTTCCCGCGCCCTCGAAGGGTTGAAAGTAGAAAGCAGCATCCTCTTCGGAACCTATGCGCCGCCGGTTGTCGTTAAAAAAAACGGCCTTCATTTTGAAGTCGATCTGCTGGCCGGCCAGAAGCCCGGATTCTTTTTAGACCAGTCCGACAACTATCTTGCCCTGCAAGGAATCGTAGAGGGACAGGAGGTCCTCGACACCTTCTGTTACAGCGGAGGCTGGTCGTTGCACGCGGCTCGATTCGATGCGAAGTCGATCACCGGGGTCGACGCATCCGAGAGCGCCATTGCGCTTGCCCGTCAAAACGCAATCCGGAACGGCTCGGATGCACGCTGCCAGTTTTATGTCGCCAATGTTTTCGATTTCTTAAAGGAGTGCGAAAAGGAGAGGCGGCGGTATGACTGCATTATCCTCGACCCTCCCTCTTTCGTAAAGCGCCGGAAGGAGATCGAGAATGCAATCCGGGGCTATAAAGAGATCAACCTTCGGGCGATGAAACTCCTCCGGCCGGGAGGATTCCTCGTCACCTGTTCCTGCTCCTACCATCTCTCGCCCGATCAGTTTCGCGACATGCTCGTCGATGCCGCCGGAGATGTCGGAAGAACCCTCCGGCAGATTTCCCTTCGATCGCAAGGAAAAGACCATCCGGCGCTTCTCGCCCTTCCAGAGACAGAATATCTGAAATGTGCCTTTCTGCAGGTTCTATAA
- a CDS encoding citrate synthase, which yields MSDYSPGLAGVPATRSKVSYLDGTKGILEYRGIRLETLAERSHFIETAYLLLFGNLPTPAQLERFDKDLRIHRRIKYRIVDLIKCLPDNGHPMDALQAAVAALGMFYPDKNVQDEQTQYLSAVRLIAKLPTIVAAYARLRRGDDQIQPRDDLNYAENFLYMLTEKVPDKVMSEVFDTCLILHAEHTMNASTFSGLVTASTLADPYTVVSSAVGTLKGPLHGGANEKVLAMLKEIGSVDRVRPHIEAKVKAKERIMGLGHREYKVKDPRAIILQKLAKRIFEHYGKSPLYEVAVEVEKIGEEYLSSKKIYANVDFYSGILYQKMGIESDFFTPIFAMARVVGWLAHWIEQVKDNHIFRPTEIYEGEHNRTYLPMSERKG from the coding sequence ATGAGCGATTATTCACCGGGCTTGGCGGGTGTTCCTGCAACGCGGTCCAAGGTCAGCTACCTGGATGGAACCAAGGGGATCTTGGAGTACCGCGGCATTCGGCTGGAGACCTTGGCCGAGCGGAGCCACTTTATTGAAACCGCTTATCTTCTTCTGTTTGGAAATCTCCCAACCCCCGCTCAGCTTGAGAGGTTTGATAAAGACTTACGGATCCATCGGCGAATTAAGTATCGGATCGTCGATCTGATCAAGTGTCTCCCGGACAACGGCCACCCGATGGATGCCTTGCAGGCGGCGGTGGCAGCGCTGGGAATGTTTTATCCAGACAAGAATGTTCAGGATGAGCAGACGCAATATCTCTCCGCCGTCCGTCTCATCGCCAAGCTGCCGACGATCGTCGCCGCTTACGCGCGGCTCCGGCGGGGCGATGACCAGATCCAGCCGCGCGATGATCTAAATTACGCTGAAAACTTCCTCTATATGCTCACCGAGAAGGTCCCCGACAAGGTGATGTCGGAGGTCTTCGACACCTGTCTCATCCTTCATGCCGAACACACCATGAACGCCTCCACCTTCAGCGGACTGGTCACGGCGTCGACGCTCGCCGATCCCTACACCGTCGTCTCCTCGGCGGTCGGCACCCTCAAAGGACCGCTGCATGGCGGGGCGAACGAGAAGGTCTTGGCAATGCTCAAAGAGATTGGCTCCGTCGATCGGGTCCGGCCTCACATTGAGGCGAAGGTCAAAGCCAAGGAGCGGATCATGGGCCTGGGGCATCGGGAGTATAAAGTGAAAGATCCCCGCGCGATCATCCTTCAAAAGCTGGCAAAGCGGATCTTCGAGCATTACGGAAAATCGCCCCTTTATGAAGTGGCCGTCGAGGTGGAGAAGATTGGGGAGGAGTATCTCTCTTCAAAGAAAATTTACGCCAATGTCGATTTCTATTCCGGCATCCTCTACCAAAAGATGGGGATCGAGTCCGATTTCTTTACCCCGATTTTTGCGATGGCCCGCGTCGTCGGCTGGCTGGCCCACTGGATCGAGCAGGTCAAGGACAACCATATCTTCCGGCCGACCGAGATCTATGAAGGGGAGCATAACCGAACGTATCTGCCGATGTCGGAGCGAAAGGGATAG
- a CDS encoding translation elongation factor-like protein, which translates to MEQPIGTVTHYYSHLSVAVVQLNEGNLQVGDTIRIKGHTTNLEQPIESMEVDHQSVQQASSGQVFGLKVRDHVREHDQIYKG; encoded by the coding sequence ATCGAGCAACCGATCGGCACGGTGACCCATTACTATTCGCATCTCTCCGTGGCAGTGGTCCAGCTCAATGAAGGGAACCTACAGGTCGGGGACACCATCCGGATCAAAGGACATACGACCAATCTGGAACAGCCGATCGAGTCGATGGAGGTCGACCATCAGTCGGTTCAACAGGCCTCCTCAGGGCAGGTCTTCGGGCTCAAAGTCCGGGATCACGTCCGTGAGCATGATCAGATCTACAAAGGCTAG
- a CDS encoding GYD domain-containing protein gives MATYIMLSTITDDGSKTLYENPSRLKEVNKEIEGMGVKVIGQYATLGPYDFVNIIEAPDNETVARLSVALGARGSVRLLTLPAIPIEKFISTLGQKK, from the coding sequence ATGGCGACCTATATCATGCTCAGCACCATCACCGATGACGGAAGCAAGACGCTCTATGAAAATCCAAGCCGTTTGAAGGAGGTCAATAAAGAGATCGAAGGGATGGGGGTGAAGGTCATCGGACAATATGCGACCCTCGGACCGTACGATTTCGTCAATATCATTGAAGCTCCCGACAATGAGACGGTGGCGCGGCTTTCGGTCGCGCTCGGAGCGCGGGGATCGGTTCGGCTGCTCACCCTGCCGGCGATCCCGATTGAGAAATTCATCTCCACGCTGGGACAGAAAAAATAA
- a CDS encoding uracil-DNA glycosylase — MTLQTIQSIEEEIVNCTRCPRLVNYCREVAQTKRRAYREETYWGRPVPGWGDPKARLLMIGLAPAAHGGNRTGRVFTGDASGDFLFRALHKAGFANQPTSQHRGDGLRLHDAYLTAVAHCAPPENKPLPSEIDACRGHLVNELRLLTKVKAVLVFGKIALDGFRAALRDARGIDLPAAALPFQHGAAYPIAPALRLFISYHPSRQNTQTGRLTESMFDTVFKTIRTDLDRRR, encoded by the coding sequence GTGACCCTCCAGACGATTCAATCGATCGAAGAAGAGATCGTAAATTGCACCCGCTGCCCTCGGCTGGTGAACTACTGCCGGGAGGTCGCCCAGACGAAACGACGGGCCTATCGGGAGGAGACCTACTGGGGAAGACCGGTTCCGGGATGGGGAGATCCGAAGGCGCGGCTCCTCATGATCGGACTGGCGCCGGCCGCGCATGGCGGAAACCGCACCGGACGGGTCTTCACGGGGGACGCCTCGGGCGACTTTCTCTTTCGCGCCCTTCACAAAGCGGGCTTTGCCAACCAACCGACCTCACAGCACCGCGGCGACGGTCTTCGCCTGCACGATGCCTACCTGACCGCGGTCGCCCACTGCGCCCCGCCCGAGAACAAACCGCTCCCCAGCGAAATCGATGCGTGCCGAGGACATTTGGTCAACGAGCTGCGGCTACTGACCAAGGTGAAAGCGGTTCTTGTTTTTGGGAAGATCGCGCTCGACGGATTTCGGGCGGCCCTTCGTGACGCGCGTGGGATCGACCTGCCGGCCGCCGCCCTCCCCTTCCAACATGGCGCGGCTTACCCCATTGCCCCGGCCCTCCGCCTCTTTATCTCCTATCATCCCAGCCGCCAGAACACACAAACCGGCCGCCTGACCGAGTCGATGTTTGACACGGTCTTTAAGACGATCCGGACCGACCTCGACCGACGCCGTTAG
- the treZ gene encoding malto-oligosyltrehalose trehalohydrolase, with amino-acid sequence MPFGATILENKTIQFHVWAPFAKEMAVKLIGQGLPLQTPMRPAGRNCFEATVKEVPVGSRYFYKIDGEKERPDPYSRFQPEGVHGPSEIVAPNAFSWSDAAWRGIPLESYLFYELHTGTFTNEGTFEAIIPQLGYLKNDLGVTAIEIMPIAQFPGTRNWGYDGVHLFAPQSSYGGPIGLKRLVDACHAAGIAVVLDVVYNHVGHEGNYLREFGPYFTPKYKTPWGDAVNYDDAGSDFVRRYVIDNALYWIREYHIDALRLDAIHAIYDFSAKHILREMKEAVGALASELGRSVHLIAESDLNDPKIILPPERGGYGIDAQWSDDFHHCLHTLLTKEEQGYYLDFGQLDQMARAIREGYVIAGTYSPYRNRIHGSPSADLSPFRFVVFSQNHDQIGNRIQGDRLSTLIPFEAQKLAAAMVLLSPNLPLLFMGEEYGETAPFQYFTDYQDPALAEGVRKGRAEEAAQFGWTGGVPDPQSEETFLRSKIDPSRRYQAPYDQLFTFYKQAIALRKSEWKTVSTPGLVSVDRFDSEACLLVKSGEERAILFSLNPSPTSLSLQLPDGRWERRLDSEEKQFGGKEEALLPAVIEGGRPTPLRLAPYQLAAYFRRRAE; translated from the coding sequence ATCCCTTTTGGCGCCACGATCCTCGAAAATAAAACGATCCAATTCCATGTATGGGCCCCTTTTGCCAAGGAGATGGCGGTCAAGCTCATCGGCCAGGGGCTTCCTCTTCAGACGCCGATGCGGCCGGCCGGCCGGAACTGTTTTGAAGCGACCGTAAAAGAGGTTCCGGTCGGCAGCCGCTACTTTTATAAAATCGACGGAGAGAAAGAGCGGCCCGACCCTTACTCCCGATTCCAACCGGAAGGGGTCCATGGACCGTCCGAAATCGTCGCCCCCAATGCATTCTCCTGGTCGGATGCCGCCTGGCGGGGGATTCCGTTGGAAAGCTATCTCTTCTATGAGCTTCATACCGGAACGTTTACGAATGAAGGGACGTTCGAAGCGATCATCCCTCAGCTCGGCTATTTGAAAAATGACCTCGGTGTGACCGCCATCGAGATTATGCCGATCGCCCAATTCCCCGGAACCCGGAACTGGGGATATGACGGCGTTCATCTCTTTGCCCCTCAAAGCAGCTACGGCGGACCGATCGGGCTGAAGCGTCTGGTCGACGCTTGTCATGCGGCCGGGATCGCGGTCGTCCTCGACGTCGTTTACAATCACGTCGGCCATGAGGGAAACTACCTCCGCGAATTCGGCCCCTACTTCACGCCGAAATATAAGACCCCATGGGGAGACGCCGTCAATTATGACGATGCCGGATCCGATTTCGTCCGGCGCTATGTGATCGATAATGCCCTCTATTGGATTCGCGAATACCACATCGATGCGCTGCGGCTCGACGCCATCCATGCGATCTACGACTTCTCCGCCAAACATATCTTGCGTGAAATGAAGGAAGCGGTCGGGGCGCTCGCCTCGGAATTGGGACGGTCGGTCCATCTCATCGCCGAGAGCGACCTGAACGACCCAAAGATCATCCTGCCGCCGGAACGGGGAGGTTATGGGATCGATGCCCAATGGAGCGATGATTTTCACCATTGTCTTCATACGCTTCTGACAAAAGAAGAGCAAGGGTATTATCTTGATTTTGGGCAGCTCGATCAGATGGCGCGGGCGATTCGCGAAGGGTATGTCATCGCTGGAACCTATTCTCCTTATCGGAATCGGATTCACGGGAGCCCCTCTGCGGATCTCTCTCCTTTTCGGTTTGTCGTCTTTTCCCAAAACCATGATCAGATCGGGAACCGGATTCAGGGGGACCGCCTGTCGACGCTCATTCCATTTGAGGCTCAAAAGCTCGCCGCCGCCATGGTGCTCCTCTCGCCGAACCTCCCCCTTCTCTTCATGGGGGAGGAGTATGGAGAGACCGCTCCCTTTCAATATTTCACCGACTACCAAGATCCGGCTCTGGCCGAGGGGGTGAGAAAAGGAAGGGCGGAAGAGGCGGCGCAATTCGGATGGACGGGCGGGGTGCCGGATCCCCAATCGGAAGAGACTTTCTTGAGATCGAAAATCGATCCGTCGCGGCGTTACCAGGCGCCCTATGACCAGCTCTTCACATTTTATAAGCAGGCGATCGCGCTTCGAAAATCCGAGTGGAAGACCGTTTCCACGCCGGGGTTGGTTTCGGTAGACCGGTTCGATTCGGAGGCTTGTCTCCTTGTCAAATCCGGCGAGGAGCGTGCAATCCTCTTCAGCCTCAATCCAAGCCCTACGTCTCTTTCGCTTCAGCTTCCCGACGGAAGGTGGGAGCGGCGTCTCGACAGTGAAGAAAAACAGTTCGGTGGAAAGGAGGAAGCGCTCCTCCCTGCTGTGATAGAAGGGGGTCGCCCGACACCGCTTCGGCTTGCTCCTTATCAGCTCGCCGCCTATTTCAGACGGCGCGCCGAATAG
- a CDS encoding class I SAM-dependent methyltransferase: MSTPSIGSNPGAIDWNEMAKSFDRWLPYIQPVAEALIASADLSKGQQLLDVAAGTGEPSLTIARRFGPHLRITAIDGAEAMVGIAREKGQREGLSSVTFLQMKAEALGFETERFDRVISRFGVMLFDDPILGMKEMRRVLKTGGKMAIAVWGEFNQIRSIHLIWERILKRLPQDRRPPTPKMADLGPPGKLEALFQSAGFRDVRITPLRLEYTFDDFETYWKINTESGTLKAPLDQFSPIDQEKIKQETSLAISAYRKNGKIVIENRALLATTIK; the protein is encoded by the coding sequence ATGTCGACTCCTTCCATCGGATCCAATCCCGGTGCCATCGATTGGAATGAAATGGCGAAAAGCTTCGATCGGTGGCTCCCCTATATCCAGCCGGTCGCGGAGGCACTCATCGCCTCCGCCGATCTTTCGAAGGGACAGCAGCTTCTCGATGTCGCCGCGGGAACGGGAGAGCCCTCCCTGACGATCGCCCGACGTTTCGGCCCCCACCTTCGAATCACCGCAATCGACGGCGCGGAAGCGATGGTCGGCATCGCCCGTGAAAAGGGACAACGGGAAGGGCTTTCCTCGGTGACCTTTCTTCAAATGAAAGCGGAAGCGCTCGGATTTGAGACAGAGCGATTCGACCGGGTGATCAGCCGCTTCGGCGTGATGCTCTTTGATGATCCGATCCTGGGGATGAAGGAGATGCGTCGCGTGCTGAAAACCGGCGGGAAAATGGCGATCGCCGTTTGGGGGGAATTCAATCAGATTCGATCGATCCATCTTATTTGGGAGAGGATTCTAAAGCGGCTCCCGCAGGACCGCCGCCCTCCCACGCCGAAGATGGCTGATCTCGGTCCTCCCGGAAAATTGGAAGCGCTCTTTCAGTCGGCCGGCTTCCGCGACGTCCGCATCACCCCGCTTCGGCTCGAATATACCTTCGATGACTTCGAGACCTATTGGAAGATCAATACCGAGTCGGGAACATTAAAAGCCCCGCTCGATCAATTTTCTCCCATCGATCAAGAAAAAATAAAGCAGGAAACATCCCTCGCTATTTCTGCCTATAGAAAGAATGGAAAGATCGTCATCGAGAACCGCGCCCTGCTTGCCACCACGATAAAATGA